From bacterium, the proteins below share one genomic window:
- a CDS encoding YafY family transcriptional regulator yields the protein MSKSGRLLAILNLIRTHHAITSLKLAEKCGVSERTIFRDLAALCDVGAPVYYDNGYKLLPGFFLPPINLSVDEYLTFKVALLGSPLKSLKSQSANIHSLIAKIDVAVNSHVPEQLKRRRHTQQISVRNTTDNRTADLTIRLLQKAVDNHSVVTFRYASVSSGTAQREVNPYFIVFRGRAWYLLAYCRKHREIRTFRIDRITRVSFTDRQFEPDPKVSPDSYFASSWEVYTGTPVSVKIHFRGKAAAVISTGQRHPDETVRRLPNKSIEYSVAVAGIEEISRWIVGFGADATVIEPPKLIARVREMASGTLANHPAGRSK from the coding sequence TTGTCCAAGTCCGGGCGACTGCTGGCGATATTAAATCTGATTCGCACCCACCACGCCATTACATCCTTAAAGCTTGCTGAAAAATGCGGTGTCTCGGAGCGCACGATCTTTCGCGACTTGGCGGCTCTCTGCGATGTTGGTGCGCCTGTCTATTACGACAACGGCTATAAGCTTCTTCCGGGATTCTTCTTACCGCCGATCAATCTGTCTGTCGACGAGTATCTCACTTTCAAAGTCGCTCTTCTGGGATCACCGCTGAAATCGCTCAAGTCCCAAAGCGCCAACATCCATAGCCTCATCGCCAAGATCGACGTCGCCGTCAACAGCCACGTCCCGGAACAACTCAAGCGCCGCCGTCATACTCAGCAAATCTCCGTTCGCAATACGACCGACAATCGCACCGCCGACCTGACAATTCGTCTTCTGCAAAAAGCCGTCGACAACCACAGCGTCGTCACGTTTCGTTATGCCTCGGTTTCGTCCGGTACCGCACAGCGCGAGGTCAACCCGTACTTCATAGTCTTTCGCGGTCGCGCCTGGTATCTGCTCGCGTACTGTCGCAAGCATCGCGAGATCCGCACTTTCCGCATCGACCGCATCACGCGCGTCAGCTTCACCGACCGCCAATTCGAACCCGATCCCAAGGTCAGCCCCGATTCTTACTTTGCATCATCGTGGGAAGTCTATACCGGCACGCCTGTTTCCGTCAAGATTCACTTCCGTGGCAAAGCCGCCGCTGTCATATCCACCGGCCAGCGCCATCCCGATGAAACAGTCCGCCGTCTGCCGAATAAGTCTATCGAATATTCCGTTGCCGTCGCCGGAATCGAGGAAATCTCCCGTTGGATTGTCGGATTCGGGGCAGACGCCACAGTTATCGAGCCGCCAAAATTGATAGCCCGCGTCAGGGAAATGGCTTCCGGAACCCTCGCAAACCATCCCGCTGGCCGCTCAAAGTAG
- the rnhC gene encoding ribonuclease HIII, giving the protein MSDYIAGVDESGKGDYFGPLVIAAAAVGDLEKPILMDLYVRDSKKMTDSRILTVARTIKEQVPHDLVVVMPDRYNDLYQKIGNLNKLLAWGHARAIENLLGKVECATVISDQFANANVLERALMEKGRKVELIQQVRGESELAVATASVLARAEFLIAMDRLSREFDLTLPKGGGSLVDTAGVKFIRKHGVEAMRRVAKLHFKNTMKINEQLERTTKSN; this is encoded by the coding sequence TTGAGCGATTACATCGCCGGTGTCGATGAATCCGGCAAAGGGGACTATTTCGGGCCATTGGTTATTGCGGCTGCCGCGGTCGGCGATCTGGAGAAGCCGATCCTGATGGACTTGTATGTGCGCGATTCGAAAAAAATGACCGATTCGCGAATTCTCACCGTGGCGCGTACAATTAAAGAACAAGTACCACACGACCTGGTGGTAGTTATGCCCGACCGCTACAACGATCTCTATCAGAAGATTGGCAACCTCAACAAGTTACTCGCGTGGGGACATGCTCGCGCCATTGAGAACCTGCTCGGCAAGGTCGAATGCGCAACGGTAATTAGCGACCAATTCGCCAACGCCAACGTTCTCGAAAGAGCGCTAATGGAAAAGGGTCGCAAAGTCGAACTAATACAGCAGGTGCGCGGCGAATCGGAATTGGCCGTTGCGACGGCTTCGGTTCTCGCCCGCGCCGAATTTCTGATCGCGATGGATCGCCTCAGCCGCGAATTCGATCTGACCTTACCCAAAGGTGGCGGGTCACTGGTCGATACCGCTGGCGTGAAATTTATTCGCAAGCACGGCGTTGAGGCTATGCGCCGCGTGGCTAAACTTCATTTTAAGAACACGATGAAGATCAATGAACAATTGGAACGAACTACTAAATCGAATTAG
- a CDS encoding PKD domain-containing protein has protein sequence MLRKLLTFVLLLLAASLPAQAGTFWVAPNGTDAVGANFGTEASPYRTIQFAVNYTYQVSGEDTVMVKPGTYLEHIFITSGPVVLRSQSGAGVTTIDGSLTGNCIEFYYGVGGVVIDGFTITRGTPHGIYIPGTTGFSTNPEIRYCRIVQNGGSGSATPGAGIRLEYSEADIHNNLIKENWTRSSGGGISGFASSPRIWSNDIDSNWSIQSLGGGIYLLGAFADTVPAQIQNNLVRWNRSRLDGAGVYLDAGSLPDVYNNLFYAGESDSGNGGGIGYLQTANPVIQNNIFYANSDYAIDCNTSAAPVVNNAFFGNFPNDLMLGGCPTDPSNLIGVDPQFVDASARNYHLRNTSPLINAGLWTFGMFYADYDGGDRWVGANPDIGPFENCLLVPDFTWAPLSPCAGQSIDTDFLITGSWYRTIWDWGDGDVDTVDIVEEFAPTKIYALPGEYDITMTASCDSDTQSVTKTITVLGRPVVAFVTNDTTVCVGVPVTFTNNTPPDDGTTYLWQFGDGNTSTVTSPTYTYTTIGTRLVRLIATNLCGPDTATLTVTVSDKPNATFTATPVSGSAPLLVNFNGSTTNPATSWLWNFGNGVSAHREDTLMTYDTPGVYSVDLTASNDCGAGTTFSRPNYIQVSGFDMILASADTVSNNFRKTYTIQVDTIFGLHNRRVNLTATIIPSNPRRGRATVTLNKSQVGVPEQFIATVAMDSILAAGDYQLRIIGTSTANLPIDTINFYFRSNPLPIASVAPLSIDFDSVQVDEFEIDTVVVTNQITNPFASVLSLAVFNVTSDDPAFVPLATSTTTNLLPGAFFYIPVRFDPEEIGDYAATLTIQTNDPVTEFFEISLSGIGIAERKPPKITATSPLADANQVLVGSSITIDISESIDISSLVPSPLVVRSKRLNQLLGGTVNSINENTRLQFVPTGKLPAYDTIDVRLLGTVEDLSGNSLDGDNDNIAEGSPLDDFTFRFVTGPSVFPGDCNNDGRVNEQDVLPLGIFFGVTGPRRDLFGEGNSFAAKQALEWTDKRATYADANGDGVVDVTDLLVISTNWDLTHPSAAPLHYDDLNLSEYAEGFRELRPSLASFAGTERGDRMLELVNSLASDIVLPKEFSLLQNFPNPFNPQTSITYALPEGVNVRVTIHNILGQRVRMLVDSYQEPGFKTVVWDGADESGRQVSSGLYFYRLEAGEFVAVRKMMKLQ, from the coding sequence ATGCTCCGTAAGCTATTAACATTCGTATTGCTTCTGCTCGCGGCTTCATTGCCCGCTCAAGCAGGCACTTTCTGGGTCGCGCCAAACGGTACCGATGCCGTCGGCGCAAATTTCGGCACCGAAGCGAGCCCTTATCGCACTATCCAATTTGCCGTCAACTACACCTATCAGGTCAGCGGTGAAGACACCGTCATGGTCAAGCCGGGGACGTATCTTGAGCATATCTTCATCACGTCCGGTCCTGTCGTCCTCAGAAGCCAAAGCGGAGCCGGAGTCACTACGATCGACGGCTCATTGACCGGTAATTGTATCGAGTTTTATTACGGAGTTGGTGGCGTTGTCATCGACGGATTCACCATAACGCGCGGAACTCCTCACGGAATTTATATCCCCGGCACCACCGGATTTTCAACCAATCCCGAGATTCGCTACTGCCGGATTGTTCAAAATGGCGGCTCCGGTTCGGCTACTCCCGGTGCCGGAATTCGTCTTGAATACAGCGAAGCCGACATTCATAACAACCTCATCAAAGAGAATTGGACTCGCAGCAGTGGCGGCGGTATTTCCGGTTTTGCATCAAGCCCCCGCATTTGGTCAAACGATATCGATTCCAATTGGTCGATACAGAGTCTTGGCGGCGGCATCTATTTGCTGGGCGCTTTCGCCGACACCGTCCCGGCACAAATTCAAAATAACCTCGTGCGTTGGAATCGCAGCCGACTCGATGGCGCCGGCGTGTACCTCGATGCTGGATCGCTTCCAGATGTATATAACAATCTCTTCTACGCCGGCGAAAGCGACTCCGGCAATGGCGGTGGAATTGGATACTTACAAACGGCCAATCCCGTCATTCAGAACAACATCTTCTATGCCAATTCCGATTACGCGATTGACTGCAATACATCAGCTGCGCCGGTCGTCAACAATGCTTTCTTTGGGAACTTCCCGAATGACCTGATGCTTGGCGGGTGCCCGACCGATCCATCAAACCTGATCGGAGTCGACCCGCAGTTTGTCGATGCAAGTGCGCGCAACTACCATCTTCGCAATACCTCGCCTTTGATTAATGCCGGGCTATGGACTTTTGGAATGTTCTATGCCGACTATGACGGCGGCGACCGCTGGGTTGGCGCCAATCCCGATATCGGTCCGTTCGAAAACTGTCTGCTCGTTCCCGACTTTACCTGGGCGCCGCTTTCACCTTGTGCCGGTCAAAGCATTGACACCGATTTTCTAATCACCGGCTCGTGGTATCGAACAATCTGGGATTGGGGTGATGGCGATGTCGACACGGTCGATATCGTTGAGGAATTTGCTCCGACGAAAATCTACGCGCTCCCCGGCGAATACGATATCACCATGACTGCCAGTTGCGACTCTGATACACAGTCAGTCACAAAGACCATCACTGTGCTGGGACGGCCTGTAGTCGCCTTTGTCACAAACGACACGACTGTCTGCGTTGGCGTGCCGGTGACATTCACCAACAATACACCGCCGGATGATGGCACTACCTATCTCTGGCAATTCGGCGACGGCAATACATCGACAGTAACCAGCCCGACGTACACCTACACCACTATTGGAACGCGCCTTGTCCGGTTGATTGCCACCAATCTTTGCGGACCTGATACCGCGACATTGACTGTAACTGTCAGTGATAAACCGAATGCAACGTTTACCGCAACTCCTGTATCCGGCTCTGCCCCGTTATTGGTAAACTTCAATGGCAGCACTACTAACCCCGCGACAAGTTGGCTTTGGAACTTCGGCAATGGCGTTTCCGCTCATCGCGAAGATACATTAATGACCTACGACACACCGGGAGTTTACTCCGTAGACCTGACCGCATCTAACGATTGCGGTGCGGGCACGACCTTTTCAAGACCAAACTATATCCAGGTCTCCGGTTTCGATATGATTCTTGCATCAGCTGATACGGTTTCCAACAACTTCCGTAAGACCTACACTATTCAGGTCGACACGATTTTCGGACTTCATAATCGCCGCGTAAATCTTACCGCGACGATCATCCCGTCAAATCCGCGTCGTGGTCGTGCAACCGTAACGCTAAACAAATCGCAGGTCGGCGTGCCCGAGCAGTTCATCGCGACAGTCGCAATGGACTCGATTCTCGCGGCAGGGGACTACCAACTTCGAATCATCGGTACCTCAACAGCGAATTTGCCGATCGACACGATCAATTTCTATTTCCGCTCCAATCCGCTGCCGATTGCCTCGGTTGCGCCATTGAGTATCGACTTCGATTCCGTCCAGGTCGACGAATTCGAAATCGACACAGTAGTCGTCACGAACCAGATCACCAACCCCTTTGCGAGTGTGCTGTCATTGGCGGTATTCAATGTCACCAGCGATGACCCGGCCTTCGTGCCGTTGGCTACATCCACAACCACCAATCTTTTGCCGGGTGCATTCTTCTACATCCCGGTCCGTTTCGATCCCGAAGAGATTGGCGATTATGCCGCGACTCTGACGATACAAACCAACGACCCCGTTACCGAGTTTTTCGAGATCAGTCTCTCAGGTATTGGCATTGCCGAGCGCAAGCCGCCCAAGATAACTGCAACTTCACCGCTTGCCGACGCCAATCAAGTCCTGGTCGGCTCGTCAATCACCATCGATATCTCCGAATCGATTGATATCAGTTCTTTGGTCCCATCGCCGCTTGTCGTTCGTTCCAAGCGCTTAAATCAGTTGCTTGGCGGTACCGTGAACAGCATCAATGAAAATACTCGCCTGCAGTTCGTGCCGACCGGAAAGTTGCCTGCCTATGACACCATTGATGTCCGTCTGCTCGGCACTGTCGAAGACCTTTCTGGAAACTCACTCGACGGCGACAACGACAACATCGCCGAGGGCTCGCCGCTCGATGACTTCACATTCCGCTTTGTGACCGGCCCCTCGGTATTCCCGGGCGATTGCAACAACGATGGCCGCGTAAATGAGCAGGATGTCCTCCCGCTCGGAATCTTCTTCGGTGTGACCGGTCCGCGCCGTGATCTCTTCGGTGAAGGCAACAGCTTCGCCGCCAAGCAGGCTCTTGAGTGGACTGACAAACGTGCCACCTACGCCGATGCCAACGGCGATGGCGTGGTTGATGTCACCGACCTGCTGGTCATTTCAACCAACTGGGATCTGACTCATCCGTCAGCCGCTCCGCTTCATTATGACGACCTTAACTTGTCAGAATATGCTGAAGGCTTCCGCGAACTGCGTCCATCGCTGGCCAGCTTTGCCGGAACCGAACGCGGTGATCGCATGTTGGAACTTGTCAATTCGCTGGCATCCGACATTGTCCTTCCCAAAGAATTCTCGCTCTTGCAGAATTTCCCGAACCCGTTCAACCCGCAAACGAGCATCACCTATGCGTTGCCCGAAGGCGTCAACGTCCGCGTGACGATTCATAACATCCTGGGTCAGCGCGTTCGCATGCTGGTCGATTCCTATCAGGAGCCGGGCTTCAAAACTGTCGTCTGGGATGGCGCCGACGAATCAGGCCGCCAGGTCTCTTCGGGCCTTTATTTCTATCGCCTCGAAGCCGGCGAATTCGTCGCTGTCCGCAAAATGATGAAACTGCAGTAG
- a CDS encoding zinc-ribbon domain-containing protein, protein MDNGKFKDKILICVDCKEEFAFTIGAQEYFAERGFTEDPKRCRTCYAVYKDVMKQKNRGVKKPERGLPMDVEMEDAPFRFPDSDVMDSVPSERPNVE, encoded by the coding sequence ATGGACAACGGTAAATTCAAGGACAAGATTCTGATTTGCGTTGATTGCAAAGAAGAATTCGCGTTCACAATCGGAGCTCAAGAGTATTTCGCCGAGAGAGGATTCACAGAGGATCCGAAAAGATGTCGCACCTGCTACGCGGTCTACAAAGATGTGATGAAGCAGAAAAATCGCGGCGTCAAGAAGCCGGAACGTGGACTGCCAATGGATGTTGAAATGGAGGATGCTCCATTCCGATTTCCCGACAGTGATGTGATGGATTCGGTTCCGAGTGAAAGACCAAACGTCGAGTAG
- a CDS encoding M6 family metalloprotease domain-containing protein, which yields MRTRKMMILVVAAIAVAVLVIGTADAMPPHPSLLEQTEHVGDAQKSQILKGCPHPHLAGAPDGRGFGEPLRIDPLANPQVTGNILCILIEFSDKPAQASAEYFDSLLFGSATGTVKNYYNEISYGGFDVVTVNYPSDIGWQTAPQTYAYYCAGDYGMGAYPQNSQKLFEDVIDLVDPVVDFSNYDLNADGYVDAVMLVHTGSGAELTGSVNDIWSHAWGITPRSRDGKWISRYAIQPEYWYGAGDMTIGVFAHEMGHAYFGYPDLYDIDYTSNGIGRWSLMAGGSWNGSLGNSPAHPDAWSRIEAGFATATNVVANLVNQSIPNVEQNSSGAIFRMWTNGVGGNQYFLIENRQRVGYDAALPTGASGLLIWHIDESMATGNNTDNANEWYPGHTSSGHMRVALEQADGLWELEKKLDNGDNGDPFPGSTAKTTFSNLTTPNSNDYSSTGTLVSITNISASASTMSADLAVSLIADADDYTYDNVLPANYSLDQNFPNPFNPSTRISFNLPKSGAVRLTIYNILGEKIEELVDGYLPAGTHAFTWNPNSDGTPLASGVYMYELVTEEASLSRKMLLLK from the coding sequence ATGCGAACCCGTAAAATGATGATTCTAGTTGTAGCCGCGATCGCAGTTGCGGTCCTGGTGATTGGCACAGCTGATGCGATGCCACCGCACCCGAGTTTGCTTGAGCAGACAGAGCATGTCGGCGATGCGCAGAAGTCGCAGATTCTTAAAGGATGCCCTCATCCGCATTTGGCAGGAGCACCGGATGGCCGCGGTTTTGGCGAGCCGCTGCGAATCGATCCGTTGGCAAATCCGCAGGTTACAGGCAACATCCTGTGCATCTTGATAGAATTCTCTGACAAGCCGGCACAAGCCAGCGCAGAGTATTTCGATTCGCTGTTGTTCGGCAGCGCAACGGGAACTGTGAAGAACTATTACAATGAGATTTCATACGGCGGATTCGATGTAGTAACCGTGAATTATCCTTCGGACATCGGCTGGCAGACTGCGCCGCAGACCTATGCCTACTATTGTGCAGGCGACTACGGGATGGGCGCGTATCCGCAGAATTCGCAGAAGCTGTTCGAAGATGTAATTGATTTGGTCGATCCGGTCGTCGATTTCTCGAACTATGATCTCAATGCCGATGGTTATGTCGATGCGGTGATGCTTGTGCATACCGGATCGGGCGCAGAATTGACCGGCAGTGTCAATGATATTTGGTCGCATGCCTGGGGAATCACGCCGCGTTCGCGCGACGGCAAGTGGATTTCGCGCTACGCAATCCAGCCGGAATACTGGTATGGTGCCGGCGACATGACGATTGGTGTATTTGCACACGAAATGGGTCATGCCTACTTTGGCTATCCTGATCTTTATGACATAGACTACACCTCGAATGGCATTGGTCGCTGGTCGTTGATGGCCGGTGGATCGTGGAACGGCAGTCTTGGCAACAGCCCGGCGCATCCCGATGCGTGGTCGCGAATTGAAGCCGGTTTTGCCACCGCAACCAATGTGGTTGCGAACCTGGTCAACCAATCGATTCCCAATGTCGAGCAGAATTCTTCCGGCGCGATTTTCCGTATGTGGACGAACGGTGTTGGTGGGAATCAGTATTTCTTAATCGAAAACAGACAGCGAGTGGGCTATGATGCAGCATTGCCGACCGGCGCTTCAGGCCTGCTGATCTGGCATATCGACGAATCAATGGCTACCGGCAACAATACCGATAACGCCAACGAATGGTATCCGGGACACACGTCCTCAGGACATATGCGGGTTGCACTTGAGCAGGCAGATGGGTTGTGGGAGTTGGAAAAGAAGCTCGACAATGGCGACAACGGTGATCCGTTCCCGGGTTCGACTGCCAAGACCACGTTCAGCAATCTGACTACGCCGAATTCGAACGATTACAGCAGCACCGGAACGCTGGTCTCGATCACGAACATTTCGGCGTCAGCCTCGACGATGTCAGCCGACCTCGCGGTCAGCTTGATTGCCGATGCCGACGACTACACGTACGACAACGTCTTGCCGGCGAACTACTCGCTCGACCAGAATTTCCCGAATCCGTTTAACCCGTCGACGCGAATCAGTTTCAATCTGCCGAAATCGGGCGCAGTTCGCCTGACGATATACAATATCCTCGGCGAAAAGATTGAGGAACTGGTAGATGGTTATCTACCGGCGGGAACGCACGCGTTTACCTGGAACCCAAACAGCGATGGTACGCCGTTGGCTTCCGGAGTTTACATGTACGAACTCGTGACGGAAGAGGCATCATTAAGCCGCAAGATGCTGCTATTGAAGTAA
- the efp gene encoding elongation factor P, which translates to MISTSDFRIGMKIAIEGEPYYIIDFLRSQTGRGRANVWTKLKNIKSGSVIERTFGSGENFNIPDFAHKKTQYLYTSDEEWYFMDVENFEQFFLNKEQIGDYAPYLKENSEYVILYFEGMPISIDMPSSVILRIVECEPAVRGDTVSNITKAAKVETGLEVKVPPFIKEGDLIKIDTRTGKYLERAN; encoded by the coding sequence ATGATTTCTACCAGTGATTTCCGCATCGGCATGAAGATTGCGATTGAAGGCGAGCCGTATTACATAATCGACTTCCTGCGCTCGCAGACCGGTCGCGGTCGGGCCAACGTCTGGACCAAGCTCAAGAACATCAAGTCCGGTTCTGTCATCGAACGCACCTTCGGCTCAGGCGAAAACTTCAATATCCCTGACTTCGCACACAAGAAGACGCAGTACCTCTATACAAGCGATGAAGAATGGTACTTCATGGATGTCGAAAACTTCGAGCAGTTCTTCCTCAACAAAGAACAGATCGGCGACTACGCCCCGTATCTCAAAGAGAACTCCGAATATGTCATTCTCTACTTCGAAGGAATGCCGATCAGCATCGACATGCCCAGCTCGGTCATCTTGCGTATCGTCGAGTGTGAACCTGCTGTGCGCGGCGACACCGTTTCCAACATCACTAAGGCTGCCAAGGTCGAAACCGGTCTCGAAGTGAAAGTCCCGCCCTTCATCAAGGAAGGCGACCTCATCAAGATCGATACGCGTACCGGCAAATACCTCGAACGCGCCAATTAG